One segment of Anguilla anguilla isolate fAngAng1 chromosome 1, fAngAng1.pri, whole genome shotgun sequence DNA contains the following:
- the LOC118230072 gene encoding apolipoprotein A-IV-like, with amino-acid sequence MKLFILFSLVAFTGCHANILWADQPKPQLEQLKDAFWDYVAKATQTAEDTLQTIRQSQLGQEVNAKITESTDLASQYAVSLHSQVTPLAQDLLNKITQEAELLKERLGQDVSTVRAQLEPYAEELRANIEQQVEKLRQEVAPYTESLDTEALKATLLQKSEELKQTLEQRVQELQAQLGPYTEELKEKVEQRLQEFQQSVAPLAESLQTQLAQKAKVLQQSLAPYAEDLREKLDPYAQDLKSQLTALWESFAKSA; translated from the exons ATGAAGCTGTTTATTCTATTTTCACTTGTGGCATTTACCG GTTGCCATGCCAACATTCTATGGGCAGACCAGCCCAAGCCACAGCTGGAGCAGTTAAaagatgcattctgggactaCGTTGCCAAGGCGACACAAACTGCTGAAGACACGTTGCAGACCATCAGACAGTCTCAGCTGGGCCAGGAGGTTAA TGCCAAGatcacagagagcacagatcTGGCCAGCCAATACGCAGTCTCTCTGCACAGTCAAGTGACTCCTCTGGCCCAGGACCTTCTGAACAAAATCACCCAGGAGGCCGAGCTGCTGAAGGAGCGTCTGGGACAGGACGTGAGCACGGTGAGGGCCCAGCTGGAGCCCTACGCAGAGGAGCTGAGGGCCAACATCgagcagcaggtggagaagCTGCGGCAGGAGGTGGCCCCCTACACAGAGTCCCTGGACACTGAAGCCCTGAAGGCCACCCTGCTCCAGAAGAGCGAGGAGCTGAAGCAGACCCTGGAGCAGAGAgtgcaggagctgcaggcccAGCTGGGCCCCTACActgaggagctgaaggagaaagTGGAGCAGCGTCTGCAGGAGTTCCAGCAGAGTGTGGCTCCCCTGGCTGAGAGCCTCCAGACCCAGCTGGCCCAGAAAGCCAAGGTGCTTCAGCAGAGTCTGGCGCCCTACGCTGAAGACCTGAGAGAGAAGCTGGACCCCTACGCCCAGGACCTCAAGTCCCAGCTCACCGCTCTCTGGGAGTCCTTTGCCAAAAGTGCCTAA
- the LOC118230020 gene encoding apolipoprotein A-IV-like, which produces MVMKLFVALALVAFTGCQANVLRSDEPKPQLDLVKDAFWDYFVKATKIVLDTLKTIGNSASGQQVNEKITESVEVASQYRAIVQDQVVVFSQELHKKLSEHVEQLSESLQPDINEVRVQLEPLAEKLSANIQQQMQKVRQVLDPYTEPLDTRNLKRALQRMHGKLIRTLFMSVDQLLSHLHSQLGPSTKELKKKVEERVREIDRSVSPLINLFLREVMGNARILEKALAPYIVDLKVRLDLFAQDLKSQLTALWESSAKSA; this is translated from the exons ATGGTCATGAAGTTGTTTGTGGCGCTTGCTCTTGTGGCTTTTACTG GCTGCCAAGCCAATGTTCTGAGGTCAGACGAACCCAAGCCACAACTGGATCTGGTGAaagatgcattctgggactaCTTTGTCAAGGCAACAAAAATAGTTCTAGATACTCTGAAAACCATTGGAAACTCTGCGTCTGGACAGCAAGTGAA TGAAAAGATCACAGAAAGTGTGGAAGTGGCAAGCCAATACAGAGCCATAGTGCAGGATCAAGTTGTCGTCTTTAGCCAGGAGTTACATAAAAAGCTTTCTGAACATGTGGAACAGCTGTCAGAGAGCCTGCAGCCGGATATAAATGAAGTGAGGGTCCAGCTGGAGCCCTTAGCAGAGAAGCTGAGTGCCAACATTCAGCAGCAGATGCAGAAGGTGAGGCAGGTGCTGGACCCCTACACAGAGCCCCTGGACACTAGGAACCTGAAGCGTGCCCTGCAACGCATGCATGGGAAGCTGATACGCACCCTATTTATGAGTGTGGATCAGCTGCTGTCCCACCTGCACTCCCAGCTGGGCCCCTCCACTAAGGAGCTGAAGAAGAAAGTGGAGGAGCGCGTGCGGGAGATTGATCGCAGTGTGAGTCCCCTGATCAATCTTTTCCTAAGAGAGGTGATGGGCAATGCCCGGATTCTTGAGAAGGCCCTGGCACCCTACATAGTGGACCTGAAGGTGAGGCTGGACCTTTTTGCACAGGACCTCAAATCCCAGCTCACTGCTCTCTGGGAGTCTTCTGCCAAAAGTGCCTAA
- the LOC118230031 gene encoding apolipoprotein A-IV-like: MAMKLFVALALVAFTGCQANVLRSDEPKPQLDLVKDAFWDYFVKATKIVLDTLKTIGNSASGQQVNEKITESVEVASQYRAIVQDQVVVFSQELHKKLSEHVEQLSESLQPDINEVRVQLEPLAEKLSANIQQQMQKVRQVLDPYTEPLDTRNLKRALQRMHGKLIRTLFMSVDQLLSHLHSQLSPSTKELKGKVEESVQEYKKFVLPLKEILNDEIFNKVLMYDRTLYPYVKGLRAKLDPYIQGLESQLTALWESSAKSA, from the exons ATGGCCATGAAGTTGTTTGTGGCGCTTGCTCTTGTGGCTTTTACTG GCTGCCAAGCCAATGTTCTGAGGTCAGACGAACCCAAGCCACAACTGGATCTGGTGAaagatgcattctgggactaCTTTGTCAAGGCAACAAAAATAGTTCTAGATACTCTGAAAACCATTGGAAACTCTGCGTCTGGACAGCAAGTGAA TGAAAAGATCACAGAAAGTGTGGAAGTGGCAAGCCAATACAGAGCCATAGTGCAGGATCAAGTTGTCGTCTTTAGCCAGGAGTTACATAAAAAGCTTTCTGAACATGTGGAACAGCTGTCAGAGAGCCTGCAGCCGGATATAAATGAAGTGAGGGTCCAGCTGGAGCCCTTAGCAGAGAAGCTGAGTGCCAACATTCAGCAGCAGATGCAGAAGGTGAGGCAGGTGCTGGACCCCTACACAGAGCCCCTGGACACTAGGAACCTGAAGCGTGCCCTGCAACGCATGCATGGGAAGCTGATACGCACCCTATTTATGAGTGTGGATCAGCTGCTGTCCCACCTGCACTCCCAGCTGAGCCCCTCCACTAAGGAGCTGAAGGGGAAAGTGGAGGAGAGCGTGCAGGAGTACAAGAAATTTGTGTTGCCCCTGAAAGAAATCCTCAACGATGAAATCTTTAACAAAGTCCTGATGTATGACCGGACCCTGTACCCCTACGTTAAAGGCCTAAGGGCGAAGCTCGATCCCTACATCCAGGGCCTCGAATCCCAGCTCACCGCTCTCTGGGAGTCTTCTGCCAAAAGTGCCTAA